TAGTTCACCGTAGCCAGCGGCTCGCCGCCGGGGGCCATGAAGATGATGGTGGGCCAGCCGTTGTGGTTGTAGCGAACATCAACATCGGGGCGCTGGGCATTTTCACAACGCACGGGAACGAAGTAGGCGTTTAAGAGGGCCGCCACCTCTTCATCCGAAAAAGCCGTCTCGTCCATGCGCTGGCAAAAAGCGCACCAAAAAGCGCCGATGAGGAGCATGACGGGCTTGTCTTGCTCGCAGGCGCTCTCAAAGGCCTCTGGGCCCCACTCGCGCCAGCGGATGAGGTGGGCCGTATTGGGATTGGGTGAGTAGCGGATCATGCAGATACCCTACCTAAGATGAGCCAACCCGAAAACGCGGGGCGATGTAATTTCAAAGAAAAAAGAGCTGCCCAAAATGCGAGAAGCGCTCCCCGATGGGACCTGGACCATCACCAGTAAAAAAGAAACGGCTAATTTCCAGGAGATAAGAGTTACTGGAAACATCCTCACTTTTGAGCGCACCTAATGCCGCACTGGGCCCATCGACAAATAATCCTGTTAGCAATTGATTTAAAACGTGTTATCAAAACGCTCAAAATCAAGATTAGCGCCCTATGTGCGGCATGTGGCACTGATGACCTCGCTCCCCTCGCGCCTGGACCGATCCGGCACATATCCATGATAATGCGGCCTCATTCTCAAGGGAGACTTTAACCATGGTTGAATCCAGCTCATTGCCCGAGGGCACCCGTCGCTATCCCCATGAATTTGCCCGCGACTTCATCGCCGCCGCTATCCGCGCCACAGGCGTTTCCGAGGATCACGCCCAACTAGTTGCCGAAGTGCTCATCAGCGCCGACCTTCGCGGCGTTCGCAGCCACGGGCTGGGCCGCCTTCCCATTCTTGTTGATACTTTAGAGCATGGGGGCCTGAACAAAAACTCAAGCTATGAATTTCACGCCGGAAGCAACACCACTGGCGTTCTCGACGCCGACAGCGGGCTCGGCCCGGTCGCCTCAAGCAAAGCCATGGATCATGCACTCTCGATGGCCGAGGCGCAGGGAACGGGATTTGTCGCCGTCCGAAACTCAAGCCACCTGGGATATCCCGGCTACTGGGCCAAAAAAGCGTCGGACAAAGGATTTATTGGAATCTGCATGACCAACGGCGGCCAATTTGTAACGCCCACCTTCGGAATTGAGCCTGCCTTGGGAACAAACCCCTTTAGCGTAGCCATTCCCGGTGGAGACGGCGGAAAAATCTTCCATCTCGACATCGCCACCTCGACAGTTGCCAGGGGAAAAATCGAAACCTTCCTCAGAGAGGACAAACCAATTCCACCAGGGTGGGTCCCAGAGTCTTATGGCCCATTAAAACTGGACGAGCGGGGAATACTCCCGTTCGACGTTCCCCTTTTGCCGCTCGGGGGAGAGGGAGTTGCCACAGGTGGGCACAAAGGTTTTGCGCTCTCCCTCATGGTGGAGCTTTTATGCAGCATCCTTTCAGGCTTTGATGATATACCCGAGGAAAAATCCGATAACGATGGGACGCCAACGTTTCCCGCAGCGGGACATTTCATGGGCGCCATCAAGATCGGAGGATTCCGCGATCCCGCCCTCGTTTATGCCCAAATGGCTGGAATTCTAAGCCGCATGGAGAACGTGAAAACGGTTCCCGGCCAGGACCGCGTTTACATCCCCGGCGAGCTGGAAACCATGGCCGAGGAAGAGAGCCGCCGGGTGGGCATTCCCGTGACTCCAGCCGTTCTAGAGCAGATGCAAAAGCTAAACGTGCGCTTAGGGCTTAGCTTCGATTTGTGAGGACAGCCTGCTATTTGGGAGAACGATGTCAGCCAGGCAATCTCCTTTGGGTGCAACATGCCGCACATATGGCCGCCCGAAAATGGGAAATAAGGTGTAATTCATTTAAATTCAATTATTTGAGCCTAATCCACTATATACGGCGACCGCTCGAGTGCATCATCAGCCAGTTAGATCCAAAACCGTTTAATAACAACACGTTAAGATCCTTCACCGCCTCATGCAGCGCTCACCGCACATCGAGGAAATGAGCGCACCATCCATTTTTTGCCAGCCCTTTCTTTGAATGGCAACTTTTTCATCGTATGGAGAAACCGACATGCCCTTCTACAATCCCGATAAGATCGAGCCCACAAAAATGCCGGGCAGAAACCGCGAGATGATCATCGCCGGAGAAAACCTCCTGATGATGCGAATAGAGCGCCACAGCGCAGCGGCGGGCGGTCATAGCCACCCGAATGAGCAAATGATCTATCTGCTCGAAGGACGAGCCCGGTTCCGTCTCGGGGACGAGGTGCGCGAGGTAGGCCCAGGCGAGGCCGTCCACGTCCCGCCCAACCTTGACCACGAGCTTGAACTCCTGACCCCCACCATCCGCTACATCGAAGTCTTTAGCCCGCCGCTTGATCTCTAATCGCCCCCCTCGGGGCGCGGCGGGAGAGGGGTTATTTGCATTGCAAAGAATATGGCAAAATAGAAGAAATTATTTTTCGAATCTTTTTCATCAAGGAAAGCATCCATGCGAATCACCACTCTCGACCACCTTGCCCTGTCTGTTGGCGATTTAGATAAAGCCGAGGATTTCTATTCACGAATTTTGGACGCCAAGCTAGTCCACCGCATCGGCGCCTCCGAGGCAGACAAAGAAATGAAACGCATGCCCCAGGTAATTATGAGGGTCGGGGACATTACCTTTAACCTCAACGCCGGGGAGCCCGAAATCCCGAGCGGCCACTTCATCCACTGGGCCTTCAAGGCCGAGTTCGAGGATCTCGACACCTGGATTGAGACTTTCAAAAATGAAGGCATCAAATACTACGGCCCCTTCGGGCACGGGGGCGTCGGGCGCGTTTCCCTCTATTTTCACGACCACGTGGGCTATCTGTTCGAGCTTGGAATGAAAGTGGCTGACTGGGAAACCGCCAAGGCCGCAGTGATAAAGCGCGGCGGCGCCTTCGGAAGCACCGAGGCCACCTACGACCCCGACGAGTGGGAGCGCATCGACAAAAAATACAACGGGTGAGCATTTCAAATAAACAAACGGCCCGGGCAGGGAGTTTTTCACCCCACCCGGGCCGCCTTACATCTCAAAAGGGAAATTATTTACATTTCTCTTTAAAAAACTGTTTGCCTGCGGCTTGTCCAATAGCTTGATAATCACCGTCAAGCTCACCCTCTGTAGCCAATTCCGTTGTAGCCTCGGAGGAGGCTTCGGATATCGCAGCCCGACCACCCTTACAAATAGCTGCAACATCGCCGTCGGCCATTTTAGAAACAACTTTATCAGTGTTCTCATCGGCATGAACAGGTCCAGCCAACAAAAACAAAACGGCGGCGGCGGCAAAAATAGATCTAATTACGTTACGCATGTAGATTTCCTTTAAGATAGAGAACTGAAAAAAATTACTTTGGCCCACAAGGGATTTGCTATATAGCAATATTCCTTATCTCTATCAACTCTATTTGTTCTTAATGAATCAGGCGCCACCCTCGCCAGCAGAAAAAAACCGTTCAAGGCCGCAGTGATAAAACGCGGCGGCGCCTTGGGAAGCACAGAGGCCACCTACGACCGCAATGAACAGGAGCGAATCGACAAAAAAAATATAACGAACGAGCGACCAGGGCATGGCAAGTCTTGCTTCAACCTCGGACCCATTTTCGCTACAATCAGGCCATTCAATCGCTATCTGAAAATTTTCGTTCCACCCATTGCTCCCGTGTGCGGCGGGGATTGCCTTAGGAGAAAGACCAATGGAATCACCAGTATTTTTTATGAACGTTCTGGCCCGCAACGCCCTGCAAGTGCAAAAGGCCCTGGTGGGCATGACCGAAGAAGACCTCCGGATGACCCCGAATCAAGAGAATGTAAACCCCGCTGGCTGGCTCGTTTGGCACCAGACCCGCTTCGTCGACACAGTGTTCTCCCACATCGGCGGGAAGACACAGGCCTGGGTCGAGGGCAACTGGAGCGAGAAGTTCCCCGGCACCCCCCCGGAGCCCGAGAAAACCGGCCGGTTAGACACCATGGCACAGGTGATGGGGATGACTTTTACGAGCGAAGCCCTCACTGCCTATCTCGATGCTGCCCTTGAGAGGGCAAAGGACGTGGCCTCGGGCCTCACCTCTGCCGACTTCGACCGGGAAATAGAGAATCCCGTCCGCGACGGGAAGATCAAGCTCGGCGACATGCTCGCCATCGTAACCACAGACTTCCTTCATCACTCGGGCCAGGTCTGCTTGCTGCGGGGCTACATCACCGGGCCGGGATGGTGGTAGAAAAAACAAGCACCAACTTTGTAAGCCGGTGCGATATTTCAGGGCGGATGTTGCGAAAATTGACCTGGAAAAAACCGGAAAAACCTAAAAATCGAAAAAAATCAGCGGAATTGTGGGGGAAATCCCCATAATTATTTAGGGGTGTTCTTCGATTTAGGTTTTTCGTGCTTTTCTTGTTTGATTTAAGCGACTTCTTACACCCCCAGCCGAAAGGGGGACTTGGCGAGAAATCTCTCTTCTGTCAGTCTTCTTCATCGGCGGTTCTTTTGGTTAAGGTCTTGGGCATCCCATTTTCCAGTGTGGCTCAGGGAAGTCGCTTCTCTAATTTCAACAGCCTATGGGATTACGCCTCAAAAGTTGTTTCTAGAGGATTCCTTGGACATGACAATCCTTGCAGGTTTTCGCTTTGACAATGGAGCCGTGATAGTCGCGGACAGTCGGGCCACCTGGACCTCATCATTAGGTGCCCTATCTTCTTTCCAAGACGAGCTTCAAAAGATTATGCCTCTCGATAGAAAAATCGCCATAGGGTATGCGGGGGATGTCCAATTAGCGAACCTAATCGCAAATCAAATTAAGAAGCGGATTCGTGAGAAAAAACGCTTGAGACACCCACAGAAACTTTCTACAGAAGTCACAAGGATTGCCCGCCATTACTTCAGACTTCATAAGTCACGCTTGGGCACACAGCCCCCTGTCGTCTTCCTCCTTGGGGGCGTAACGGACTCGGGTAACATACTCATCTATTCATACGAATCTCCTAAATTTGAAAGAAACGAACTTAAAGGTCACTTCACTATCATGGGCTCGGGGAGCGGAATAACCCCAATAATCAGCGAGAAGTATGCTGAAATCACTGCGCAAGATATCGATTTAAAGAAAAGAGCCGATCTCCTACGTGGGCAACTTGAGAGTGCGCTATCGCATACTTCCATTCCAACGGTCGGCGGTTTCTTTCAAATTATTCTCCTCGACGAAGACGGGGTTCGACCTCTCAACTACGGACTCATAAATTTAAACCCATTCGGAGAAGGCGAGGCAAAACGTATTTATTTCCAGTCTGGGCGCTGGATTCAACAGGACGAAAGACAAGATATAACCATCCCCCTATTAACCCCCTCCGAATTGAGTCAAAAAGGCCAACGACATTTCGAATTTCACGACTTTAGATTGCCGGATGCACAAACGGCAAAACCGCACTTTCATTTGACCTATTTTCTTACCTGCATGGAAAACCAGCTCGATGTCGGGACAGCAGAATTTCGAGGCATCTATTCACAAATGGCAGCTGTTCGATATCCTATAACCTTTCCCAATCGAGTCGCTCTTGGATTCTGGGGGCCAGCGGGCACATATCCACTCGAATTCTTTTTGGAACAGGAAGGCTCAAAGAAAGAGGTATTTTCCAGTGATTTCACCATTAACTACGCCCCAGAAGAACAGGACCTCTTTATCGAATTTCCACTCTCAATTGAGCGCCCGGGTCCAGTGTTTCTGGAATGCCATTTAAACGGAGAATTCTTGGGTAGGCGAGCGTTGTATTTCGGTACGGTTGAAGAGCCGGCTCTCGGCAGTCCAAGAGAACGACAGCAATTTCACAACACACTTACAGAAAAGATTCTGGCCCTCCACCGGAATTGCTCCGATCCTGTTATCGAGGGAAAGGGAACGGGAACTTTAGTATATTTCCACCTGTGCCAGGGTTGCAGCATCGAGGACACGAAATTGAAATTTAAAAACCAGTTTCTGGTCATATATTCGAAGGCCTACCCATTAAGAAGTCGCGTCCACGTCGCAAGTGCCTTTCGGTTCTCACCCGGTCCCCATCAAGTCCGGTTGTCATTGGTCAATGCCGCAACCAGAGAAGAACATCCCTTTAACACCGCTTCCATCGAGGCCTCCTCAAGTTGCATTGTTTCCCCCATTCATGGTGATTTGATCATGACAGTTCCAGGACCAGGAATATATTTCGTTAAAATTTATATTGACGATGAACACGTCGGAACGGCCCTACTTGCGGCAGAAACGGAGAAGCCTGTTTATTCCTACACCCTCTCTGAAGATCAGGAAAAAGCAATTGCGGCTGGACAAGTTTCTGTCCTATTGAAACGTTCTGAATCATTGGATGAAGCAAAACAATTATGACGCACTGGTATAACCAACTGCAAAAATGCTAGGGAATGCTGCGAAAAGAGGCCCGAAAAAACCCAAAAAGATCATAAAACGAGGGTGGAATTATAGGGGAAATCCCCATAATTATTCAGGGGTGTTTTTGATTTAGGTTTTTCGTGCTTTTCTTATTTGATTTTCGCGATTTTTTCCAACTTTTAGTTAAAACAAAAACCCCCGCCCGGTAGCCAGGCGGGGGTTTTATTTAGTTCAAACCGGCTTTCGGCAGTCAGAAGCTAATTCTTTGGGTCCCTTGCTACAAGAAATGACAACCTTTGGAAGTAACCCCTGTTAGAGTGTTTATCGGTGGTCAGTTGAGACCTGCTGTTGGACGGCAGCATCAAACTCGGATTGGTTCCAATATTGTCCTTTGCCATCGTACTCAAGTATTTTCCACTCGCGTATTTTGTTCCAATAGATAATGAGCGAGCGGAGCTTAGTGGCGTGCTGACCTAGCAATGGTTTGATCAAGATCGCCGATTTGAAATCTAAGGTTGATGGTTGTGTCTTGCCGTTATACTCGGGATGGTTGTGATATTGCCGAATTTCATCGCATTTCAATCTGTAGACATGATCCTTCCATCTAACTGGGTTGTCTGCAGCGGAACAGCGGTTCAGGGAACCTATTGAAGCAGTGACACGAACGGCGATTCCCTTACGCATAAATGCAGTAACAAATACCTCCCGTCCCTCTCTGTGCATACCCACAGCCAGCGTCTCTTCCAAATCAGATAGAGACTTACCTGCCAGATCGTAGGATTTCTTGAACTGCTCCCCTTTTTTCCTGGCGGGATACCTGTCGAAAATATCACCAATTCGCTTGCGAAGCCTAGCAATTTCTGTTGCGATTTGATTGGAACGTTCAACCCATTGTCGGTAAGTATGTGAAGTGAGTTTCCAGAAGTAGTGGAAGAGCTGAGAGCTACCAAAAAAAACAACACCGCCTATGAAAAATGATAAGAGAGAAATCAGAGGCGCATTGGCCACAAATACTGCTAAGACCGCTGTGAAAAAGGCAGGAATCCCTCGGGCCCTTATCAGTTGGGACGAAAGCTTAGACCCCTCAACTTGGAGGATGTCATAATGAGACATAGAGTAATTTTCCAAATAAAATTCAATGAACTTCCAATTGATATTTTATTTAATTTTATTTAGCACTGGCTAAAAATAATTAGATCACCCCCTATGGGAGTTCTGTACCTAATGGACGTATCTCCGTTACAGTTCTGTGTATTGGTCCGCTGGGCCGCCCAGAATTTTGTGCGGCAATAGATCGCCCTGACCGCTGCTACTACTTCAACTTCTCATTGAAGAAATCCACCACTTTCACCCAGGCATCATCACTTGCCGAGGCGCCGTAGCGGTCCGCGTTATCTTCCCACTGGAAGGCGTGTCCGGCCCCGTCGTAGCGGTGGAATACATAATCGACCCCCGCATTTTTTAGTGCAGCCTCATAGTCGTTCACATCCTCCGGTGAGGGGTTCTTGTCGTTGTTCCCGAAAAACCCAACGAGCGGGCAGGGAATCTTCGCGGTCAACTCGACTGCCGGGGGATTTCCCTCTCCGCGAACCTCCTTGACCCCGCCGCCGTAGAACACGGCACACGCCTTATAAAGTGGGTTCGTGCAGGCACCCAGCCAGGACACGCGCCCGCCCCAGCAGTGGCCGACGATTCCAATGCGCTCGCTGTCCACGCTATCCAGAGCCGAGAGCACCTCAAAGCCTTTGAGAAGATCGGGGGCCGTCTGGGCATCGTTGAATTCATCGCGTTTGGCGTCCATTGCGTCCTCCTTGGGCCACCAGTGATAGAGAAACGGAATCGATACGGCAAAACCGTTCTCGGCAAAGCGCTCGGCCGTCTTGATGGTGAACGGATCCTGCTCAATGCCCTGATGACCGGGAATGTGCTGGCACAGTACAAGCCCCGGATGCGGCCCGGCCCCTTCGGGCTCGAACAGAAAAACCTCCATCGGACTTCCCTTAACCTCTGTCATTTCTATGCGATAGGACATAGTTATCCCTTTCTATTTAAGAGTGATGCCCCCTCGTGGGGACAGCAAAAAACGAAACTGAATTTTTATGGCAATTAGAAAGTCAAAACCAACTTACCGAAAAACTTACCGCTCAGCAAAACATCATGACACTCGTTGGCCTGCTCAAACGGCATCTCACGGTCAACGGGAACACGCAGATTATGCGTCTTCCACATTTTATTCAAACCCGCGATTACCTCCGAAATGACCGGCGTGAGGTTTCTGGCCGATATTCCATAGACGGCCAAATTTTTTCCCATCATTCCCGAGACATTGACCGTCGTCATCGGGCCTTTTCCGGTTCCCATCCCGACGATGACTACCCGGCCCTTGACCGCCGCCGCCTCAAGGTTCTTGCTGAAGTTCTCGCACGCAGCAACATCAACGATAACATTCACACCCACATCCCCGGTCAACGCCATGACGCGGGAGGGAAAATCCTCCTCACGATAGTTGATAGTCTCGTCTGCGCCATAGGAGAGACAAAATTCGGCCTTCTCCTTTGAGCTCACAGTCGTGAGAACGCGGCAGCCAAGCGCTTTGGCCAGTTGAATGGTGGCGATACCCACGCCACCAGCCCCGCCATGGACGAGCACTGTCTCGCCCGCCGTAACTTTTGCCTGAATAACCAGAGCGTGCCAGGCAGTTTGAAAGCCCACAGAAAGCGCCGCCGCCTCTGTGAACGACACGCCCTCGGGCATGAGCGAGGCGCAATTTTCTCTCAACAATGCGTATTCGGAATAAGCATCTCTTGTCGAGCAATAGCCAAAAACTTTTTCACCCTTCGAGAAGTTTGATACCCCCTCGCCGCACGCCTCCACTTCGCCGGAAATTTCACTACCCAGCACATGGGGCAGTTTAAGATGAGAAACATAGTTGGGCAGCCCTCTTCGTATCGAAAGATCAACCGGGTTCACGCCGATGGCCTTCACCTTGACCAAAACCTCGCCCGGCCCGGGGGAGGGCACCGGTATATCATCGAGAACCATGGGCTCTTTCAACGTGTCGCTGTATGCATGCACTCTCATCGCTTTCATTGAAGCACCCTTTCTGAAAAAGGTAAAAAAATTCTATCCCGAAAATTCAAAAAAATTACTTGGCCATCCGGCAAGCATGCTACCCAATAACCAAAAGGACTGTTCCCATAACAACCGTTATGGCGCCAGCCGCCACCCGAAAATTCACCACCTCATGGGCTTGCAAGAATAAAACGGAAATCGCGACGACAAAAAGTG
The sequence above is drawn from the Nitrospinaceae bacterium genome and encodes:
- a CDS encoding VOC family protein codes for the protein MRITTLDHLALSVGDLDKAEDFYSRILDAKLVHRIGASEADKEMKRMPQVIMRVGDITFNLNAGEPEIPSGHFIHWAFKAEFEDLDTWIETFKNEGIKYYGPFGHGGVGRVSLYFHDHVGYLFELGMKVADWETAKAAVIKRGGAFGSTEATYDPDEWERIDKKYNG
- a CDS encoding dienelactone hydrolase family protein; the encoded protein is MSYRIEMTEVKGSPMEVFLFEPEGAGPHPGLVLCQHIPGHQGIEQDPFTIKTAERFAENGFAVSIPFLYHWWPKEDAMDAKRDEFNDAQTAPDLLKGFEVLSALDSVDSERIGIVGHCWGGRVSWLGACTNPLYKACAVFYGGGVKEVRGEGNPPAVELTAKIPCPLVGFFGNNDKNPSPEDVNDYEAALKNAGVDYVFHRYDGAGHAFQWEDNADRYGASASDDAWVKVVDFFNEKLK
- a CDS encoding NADPH:quinone reductase is translated as MKAMRVHAYSDTLKEPMVLDDIPVPSPGPGEVLVKVKAIGVNPVDLSIRRGLPNYVSHLKLPHVLGSEISGEVEACGEGVSNFSKGEKVFGYCSTRDAYSEYALLRENCASLMPEGVSFTEAAALSVGFQTAWHALVIQAKVTAGETVLVHGGAGGVGIATIQLAKALGCRVLTTVSSKEKAEFCLSYGADETINYREEDFPSRVMALTGDVGVNVIVDVAACENFSKNLEAAAVKGRVVIVGMGTGKGPMTTVNVSGMMGKNLAVYGISARNLTPVISEVIAGLNKMWKTHNLRVPVDREMPFEQANECHDVLLSGKFFGKLVLTF
- a CDS encoding DinB family protein translates to MESPVFFMNVLARNALQVQKALVGMTEEDLRMTPNQENVNPAGWLVWHQTRFVDTVFSHIGGKTQAWVEGNWSEKFPGTPPEPEKTGRLDTMAQVMGMTFTSEALTAYLDAALERAKDVASGLTSADFDREIENPVRDGKIKLGDMLAIVTTDFLHHSGQVCLLRGYITGPGWW
- a CDS encoding cupin domain-containing protein is translated as MPFYNPDKIEPTKMPGRNREMIIAGENLLMMRIERHSAAAGGHSHPNEQMIYLLEGRARFRLGDEVREVGPGEAVHVPPNLDHELELLTPTIRYIEVFSPPLDL
- a CDS encoding Ldh family oxidoreductase, with the translated sequence MVESSSLPEGTRRYPHEFARDFIAAAIRATGVSEDHAQLVAEVLISADLRGVRSHGLGRLPILVDTLEHGGLNKNSSYEFHAGSNTTGVLDADSGLGPVASSKAMDHALSMAEAQGTGFVAVRNSSHLGYPGYWAKKASDKGFIGICMTNGGQFVTPTFGIEPALGTNPFSVAIPGGDGGKIFHLDIATSTVARGKIETFLREDKPIPPGWVPESYGPLKLDERGILPFDVPLLPLGGEGVATGGHKGFALSLMVELLCSILSGFDDIPEEKSDNDGTPTFPAAGHFMGAIKIGGFRDPALVYAQMAGILSRMENVKTVPGQDRVYIPGELETMAEEESRRVGIPVTPAVLEQMQKLNVRLGLSFDL